One segment of Panulirus ornatus isolate Po-2019 chromosome 35, ASM3632096v1, whole genome shotgun sequence DNA contains the following:
- the LOC139760206 gene encoding ATP-dependent RNA helicase DHX15-like — translation MCRDSAQFSLDFNANQRQEDIRQDLISGFFVQIAHSEGFGNYLILREQQMVKIHASTAHDRKPKWVIYHESVQTFKNCIRTVTKVEPEWLMSIAPHFYMDSCPPCYPRSLLKKVMSEMQTAEQSECHPETTEAGESNDQEW, via the coding sequence ATGTGTAGGGATTCCGCTCAATTTTCTTTGGATTTCAATGCAAACCAAAGACAGGAAGACATAAGGCAAGACTTAATATCTGGCTTCTTCGTGCAAATTGCTCACTCAGAAGGCTTCGGGAATTACCTGATTCTTCGAGAGCAACAAATGGTTAAAATTCACGCCTCAACTGCTCACGACCGTAAACCCAAATGGGTTATTTACCACGAGTCGGTTCAAACATTTAAAAACTGCATACGAACTGTAACCAAAGTGGAACCAGAGTGGCTAATGAGTATAGCTCCACACTTTTACATGGACAGCTGTCCACCGTGTTATCCTCGCAGTTTATTGAAGAAGGTCATGTCAGAAATGCAAACTGCAGAGCAGAGTGAGTGTCACCCGGAAACCACAGAAGCAGGTGAGAGCAATGACCAAGAGTGGTGA